One genomic window of Streptococcus mitis includes the following:
- a CDS encoding Rpn family recombination-promoting nuclease/putative transposase: protein MTVRHPGISPTNDLVAKKIFSNPEITCQFIRDMLDLPAKNVTILEGSNIHVLHSLPYSAQDFYTSIDVLAELDNGTQVIIEIQVHHQNFFINRLWAYLCSQVNQNLEKIRQREGNTHQSYKHIAPVYAIAIVDSNYFSDDLAFHSFSMREDTTGEVLTITNNGQENHLVKMAFLELKKYRETSKDSVRKPWLEFFGNKPFTQEPERAISQADQLLDYKSWSEEDRKMFSQLRMREEQALLAQDYALETARAEGGFVMLANLVRQGLLTSEVASQQLGMTVAEFESLLKEHHK from the coding sequence ATGACTGTACGTCATCCGGGCATTAGCCCGACCAATGACTTGGTTGCTAAGAAAATCTTTAGCAATCCAGAAATCACTTGTCAATTTATCCGTGATATGTTGGATTTACCAGCCAAAAATGTAACCATTTTGGAGGGGAGTAACATTCATGTCTTGCATTCCCTACCGTACTCGGCTCAGGATTTTTACACTAGTATAGACGTTTTGGCAGAGTTGGATAATGGTACTCAAGTAATTATTGAGATTCAAGTTCATCATCAGAATTTTTTCATTAATCGCCTGTGGGCTTATTTGTGCAGTCAGGTCAATCAAAATCTCGAAAAAATTCGCCAACGAGAAGGTAATACACACCAGAGTTACAAACACATCGCACCAGTATACGCTATCGCAATTGTAGATAGTAATTACTTCTCAGATGACCTAGCTTTTCATAGTTTTAGCATGCGAGAGGACACGACAGGTGAGGTCTTAACCATCACAAATAACGGTCAAGAAAACCATCTAGTCAAGATGGCATTCTTGGAACTAAAAAAATATAGAGAAACCAGCAAGGATAGCGTTCGCAAACCGTGGTTGGAGTTTTTTGGGAATAAACCCTTTACTCAGGAACCCGAGCGAGCCATCAGCCAGGCAGACCAACTGCTAGACTACAAGAGCTGGTCCGAGGAGGACAGGAAAATGTTTAGTCAACTACGTATGCGAGAAGAACAAGCCTTGTTAGCACAGGACTATGCCTTGGAAACAGCTAGGGCGGAAGGTGGTTTTGTTATGTTAGCAAATCTAGTCCGCCAAGGTCTTCTGACCTCTGAGGTAGCTAGCCAGCAATTAGGCATGACCGTTGCTGAATTTGAGTCACTATTGAAAGAGCATCACAAATAA
- a CDS encoding ribose-phosphate diphosphokinase, which translates to MSFSDLKLFALSSNQELAKRVAQEIGIELGKSSVRQFSDGEIQVNIEESIRGKHVFILQSTSSPVNDNLLEILIMVDALKRASAESVNVVMPYYGYARQDRKARAREPITSKLVANMLEVAGVDRLLTIDLHAAQIQGFFDIPVDHLMGAPLIADYFERRGMVGSDYVVVSPDHGGVTRARKLAEFLKTSIAIIDKRRSVDKMNTSEVMNIIGKVEGKTCILIDDMIDTAGTICHAADALAEAGAVEVYASCTHPVLSGPAMDNIQKSAIKKLVVLDTIYLPEERLIDKIEQISIAHLLGDAIVRIHEKRPLSPLFSIEKKI; encoded by the coding sequence ATGTCTTTTTCTGATTTAAAGCTGTTTGCCCTTTCTTCTAATCAAGAATTGGCAAAACGTGTGGCGCAGGAGATTGGGATAGAGTTGGGGAAATCAAGTGTTCGCCAATTTTCAGATGGAGAGATTCAGGTTAACATTGAAGAATCAATCCGTGGGAAACACGTCTTTATCCTACAATCAACTAGTTCGCCTGTAAATGACAATCTGCTTGAAATTTTGATTATGGTAGATGCTTTGAAGCGTGCCAGTGCAGAATCTGTCAATGTTGTCATGCCTTACTATGGGTATGCACGTCAGGATAGAAAGGCGAGAGCGCGTGAGCCAATCACTTCAAAACTGGTCGCAAATATGCTTGAAGTAGCTGGAGTGGATCGTTTATTGACAATCGACTTGCATGCTGCGCAGATTCAAGGATTCTTTGATATTCCTGTGGATCACTTGATGGGTGCTCCTCTGATTGCGGATTATTTTGAGCGTCGTGGTATGGTTGGTTCTGACTATGTGGTTGTCAGCCCAGACCATGGAGGGGTAACTCGTGCTCGTAAGTTGGCAGAATTTTTGAAAACATCTATTGCTATCATCGACAAACGTCGCAGTGTTGATAAGATGAATACCAGTGAAGTCATGAACATCATCGGTAAGGTCGAAGGCAAGACTTGTATCTTGATTGATGATATGATTGATACGGCTGGAACGATTTGTCACGCGGCAGATGCCCTTGCGGAAGCTGGTGCTGTTGAAGTCTATGCAAGCTGTACGCACCCAGTTCTTTCTGGTCCTGCTATGGACAATATCCAAAAATCAGCTATTAAGAAATTGGTTGTTTTGGATACCATCTATCTGCCAGAAGAGCGTTTGATTGATAAGATTGAACAGATTTCGATTGCTCATCTACTGGGTGATGCTATCGTACGTATCCATGAAAAACGCCCACTTTCTCCACTTTTCAGTATTGAGAAAAAGATTTAA
- a CDS encoding PrsW family intramembrane metalloprotease, whose amino-acid sequence MKKKNILFIFILLLCIGLQYETSYFTNGSMSEADYKLMGSALFLALFYMIPATFVLSRLSKKWEVPQNALILSLLGGMFISGWLSSFANTYIHDFLSVLFPDSGFLNAFESAIVAPLVEEPLKLLPLAFVVALVPVRKLKSLFLLGIASGLGFQMIEDIGYIRTDLPEGFDFTISRILERIISGIASHWTFSGLAVVGVYLLYRAYKGQKVGKKEGLIFLGLALGTHFLFNSPFVELETELPLAIPVVTAITLYGFYQAYRFVEKNDEIMN is encoded by the coding sequence ATGAAGAAAAAGAATATCCTATTTATTTTTATTTTATTGTTGTGCATTGGTTTACAGTATGAAACGAGTTATTTTACCAATGGTTCTATGTCAGAAGCAGACTATAAGTTGATGGGGTCAGCCCTCTTTTTAGCTCTCTTTTACATGATTCCTGCTACTTTTGTCCTAAGTCGTCTTAGTAAAAAATGGGAAGTTCCCCAAAATGCTTTGATACTTTCTTTATTAGGTGGGATGTTTATTTCGGGTTGGTTATCTAGCTTTGCGAATACTTATATCCATGATTTTTTGAGTGTACTTTTCCCAGATAGTGGCTTTTTAAATGCCTTTGAAAGTGCTATCGTAGCACCATTGGTAGAGGAACCTTTGAAGTTGTTGCCTCTTGCCTTTGTGGTAGCTTTGGTTCCTGTACGAAAATTAAAATCTTTGTTTTTACTAGGCATTGCTTCTGGTTTGGGATTCCAAATGATTGAGGATATTGGTTATATTCGTACGGATTTGCCAGAGGGATTTGACTTTACTATTTCGAGGATTTTAGAGCGTATCATCTCAGGAATTGCCTCTCACTGGACTTTTTCAGGTCTGGCTGTAGTAGGTGTTTACTTACTTTACAGAGCTTATAAAGGGCAGAAGGTTGGCAAGAAAGAGGGGCTTATTTTCCTAGGTTTAGCCTTGGGAACTCACTTCTTGTTTAACTCTCCTTTTGTAGAATTGGAGACAGAGTTGCCGTTAGCGATTCCAGTGGTTACGGCTATTACTCTCTATGGTTTTTATCAGGCTTATCGCTTTGTTGAGAAGAACGATGAGATAATGAACTAG
- a CDS encoding beta-class carbonic anhydrase, translated as MSYFEQFMQANQAYVALHGQLNLPLKPKTRVAIVTCMDSRLHVAQALGLALGDAHILRNAGGRVTEDMIRSLVISQQQMGTREIVVLHHTDCGAQTFENGPFQEYLKEELGVDVSDQDFLPFQDIEESVREDMQLLIDSPLIPDDVIISGAVYDVDTGSMTVVEL; from the coding sequence GTGTCGTATTTTGAACAGTTTATGCAAGCCAATCAGGCTTATGTTGCCCTACATGGGCAGTTAAATCTGCCACTTAAACCCAAAACAAGAGTTGCCATTGTGACCTGTATGGACTCTCGTTTGCACGTTGCGCAAGCTCTAGGTTTGGCACTTGGGGATGCTCATATCTTGCGGAATGCAGGTGGCCGAGTGACTGAGGACATGATTCGTTCGCTGGTTATTTCCCAGCAACAAATGGGGACAAGAGAGATTGTGGTATTGCACCATACAGACTGTGGTGCTCAGACCTTTGAAAATGGGCCTTTTCAGGAGTATTTAAAAGAGGAACTAGGTGTCGATGTGTCAGATCAGGATTTTTTGCCCTTCCAAGATATAGAGGAAAGTGTACGCGAGGATATGCAACTCCTTATCGATTCTCCCCTAATACCAGACGATGTCATTATCTCTGGTGCTGTCTATGATGTGGATACAGGAAGTATGACCGTCGTCGAATTATAA
- the radA gene encoding DNA repair protein RadA: MAKKKATFVCQNCGYNSPKYLGRCPNCGSWSSFVEEVEVSEVKNARVSLTGEKTKPMKLAEVTSINVNRTKTEMEEFNRVLGGGVVPGSLVLIGGDPGIGKSTLLLQVSTQLSQVGTVFYVSGEESAQQIKLRAERLGDIDSEFYLYAETNMQSVRAEVERIQPDFLIIDSIQTIMSPEISGVQGSVSQVREVTAELMQLAKTNNIAIFIVGHVTKEGTLAGPRMLEHMVDTVLYFEGERHHTFRILRAVKNRFGSTNEIGIFEMQSGGLVEVLNPSQVFLEERLDGATGSSIVVTMEGTRPILAEVQALVTPTMFGNAKRTTTGLDFNRASLIMAVLEKRAGLLLQNQDAYLKSAGGVKLDEPAIDLAVAVAIASSYKDKPTNPQECFVGELGLTGEIRRVNRIEQRINEAAKLGFTKIYVPKNSLTGITPPKEIQVIGVTTIQEVLKKVFA, translated from the coding sequence ATCGCAAAGAAAAAAGCGACATTTGTATGTCAAAATTGTGGGTATAATTCCCCTAAATATCTGGGACGATGTCCTAACTGTGGGTCTTGGTCTTCTTTTGTAGAAGAGGTTGAGGTTTCCGAGGTAAAGAATGCGCGTGTGTCCTTGACAGGTGAGAAAACCAAGCCTATGAAACTGGCTGAGGTGACGTCAATCAACGTCAATCGAACCAAGACGGAGATGGAGGAATTTAACCGTGTACTTGGAGGCGGAGTGGTACCGGGAAGTCTCGTCCTAATCGGTGGGGATCCTGGAATCGGGAAATCAACGCTTCTCCTACAAGTCTCAACCCAGTTGTCCCAAGTGGGAACGGTTTTCTACGTCAGTGGGGAGGAGTCTGCCCAGCAGATTAAACTACGTGCAGAGCGTTTGGGTGATATTGATAGCGAGTTTTATCTCTATGCAGAGACCAATATGCAGAGTGTTCGAGCTGAGGTGGAGCGCATCCAACCAGACTTCCTCATTATTGACTCCATTCAGACCATTATGTCTCCTGAGATTTCAGGGGTGCAGGGATCTGTTTCTCAAGTGCGTGAGGTGACAGCTGAACTTATGCAGCTGGCCAAAACTAATAACATTGCCATCTTTATCGTAGGGCATGTGACCAAGGAAGGAACCTTGGCTGGGCCGAGAATGTTGGAGCATATGGTGGATACGGTGCTTTACTTTGAAGGGGAGCGTCACCATACCTTCCGTATTCTGAGAGCGGTCAAAAACCGTTTTGGCTCCACTAATGAGATTGGGATTTTTGAGATGCAGTCGGGCGGATTGGTTGAGGTACTTAATCCAAGTCAAGTTTTCCTAGAGGAGCGTTTGGATGGAGCGACTGGTTCGTCAATCGTTGTGACCATGGAAGGGACGCGTCCGATTTTGGCGGAGGTTCAGGCTTTGGTGACACCGACCATGTTTGGAAATGCTAAGCGTACGACGACAGGACTTGATTTTAATCGTGCTAGCTTGATTATGGCTGTTTTGGAAAAACGGGCAGGTCTTCTCTTGCAAAATCAGGATGCCTATCTCAAATCTGCTGGTGGTGTTAAATTGGATGAACCTGCCATTGACTTGGCCGTTGCGGTTGCTATTGCTTCGAGCTATAAAGACAAGCCAACCAACCCTCAGGAATGTTTTGTGGGAGAACTGGGCTTGACAGGAGAGATTCGGCGCGTGAATCGTATCGAACAACGCATTAACGAAGCTGCTAAACTGGGATTTACTAAGATTTATGTACCTAAGAATTCCTTGACAGGAATCACTCCGCCCAAGGAAATTCAGGTCATTGGGGTGACAACGATTCAGGAAGTTTTGAAAAAGGTCTTTGCATAA
- a CDS encoding histidine phosphatase family protein has protein sequence MQLTACGPVDLDRLGTRMKIIFVRHGEPDYCELEERSYTGFGIDLAPLSDKGRQQAQKLSTNPLLPSAEIIVSSAVTRALETASYVACATGLPLRVESLLHEWQVYESGTDNFEKARTMFLENKGELLPNSPIQYETATEMKSRFLECMSKYREHQTVVVVAHRMLMRQFVPNEKIDFCQVIECELEI, from the coding sequence ATGCAGCTGACGGCGTGCGGACCGGTGGATTTGGATCGACTGGGCACTAGAATGAAGATTATCTTTGTACGTCACGGGGAGCCAGATTATTGTGAGTTAGAGGAGCGTTCTTATACGGGATTTGGGATAGATTTGGCACCCTTGTCTGATAAGGGACGGCAGCAAGCCCAGAAATTGAGCACCAATCCTTTACTCCCTTCAGCTGAAATAATCGTATCTTCTGCAGTCACAAGAGCTTTAGAAACGGCTTCTTATGTGGCCTGTGCTACGGGACTTCCTTTAAGAGTGGAGTCATTATTGCATGAATGGCAGGTCTATGAAAGTGGCACAGATAATTTTGAAAAAGCTCGTACTATGTTTCTAGAAAATAAGGGAGAGTTACTTCCTAATAGTCCTATTCAATATGAGACGGCTACGGAAATGAAGTCTCGGTTTCTAGAATGTATGTCTAAGTATCGAGAACATCAGACTGTGGTAGTTGTTGCTCATCGAATGCTCATGCGTCAGTTTGTGCCAAATGAGAAGATTGATTTTTGCCAAGTGATTGAGTGTGAGTTAGAGATATAG
- a CDS encoding dUTP diphosphatase yields the protein MKIRGFELVSSFTDENLLPKRETAHAAGYDLKVAVRTVIAPREIVLVPTGVKAYMQPTEVLYLYDRSSNPRKKGLVLINSVGVIDGDYYGNPGNEGHIFAQMKNITDQEVVLEVGERVVQAIFAPFLIADGDAADGVRTGGFGSTGH from the coding sequence ATGAAAATTCGTGGTTTTGAATTGGTTTCTAGTTTTACAGATGAAAATTTATTGCCCAAGCGTGAGACGGCGCATGCGGCTGGTTACGACTTAAAGGTTGCTGTGCGCACAGTTATCGCTCCAAGAGAGATTGTATTGGTTCCGACAGGGGTTAAGGCTTATATGCAACCGACTGAGGTTCTATACCTATATGATCGTTCTTCAAACCCTCGTAAGAAGGGTTTGGTTTTAATTAACTCTGTTGGGGTCATTGATGGGGATTATTATGGAAATCCTGGAAATGAAGGGCATATTTTTGCGCAGATGAAGAATATCACAGACCAAGAGGTTGTTCTTGAAGTAGGGGAACGTGTGGTTCAGGCTATCTTTGCACCTTTCTTAATCGCAGATGGAGATGCAGCTGACGGCGTGCGGACCGGTGGATTTGGATCGACTGGGCACTAG
- the tadA gene encoding tRNA adenosine(34) deaminase TadA, giving the protein MNYTVEEKEVFMREALREAEIALEHDEIPIGCVIVKDGEIIGRGHNAREELQRAVMHAEIMAIENANLTEESWRLLDCTLFVTIEPCVMCSGAIGLARIPNVVYGAKNQKFGAAGSLYDILTDERLNHRVEVETGILEDECAAIMQDFFRNRRKK; this is encoded by the coding sequence ATGAATTATACAGTTGAAGAAAAAGAAGTCTTTATGAGAGAAGCTTTGAGAGAGGCTGAGATTGCTCTTGAACACGATGAAATTCCAATTGGTTGTGTGATTGTCAAGGATGGCGAAATCATTGGTCGTGGGCACAATGCGCGTGAGGAATTGCAGCGGGCGGTCATGCATGCAGAAATCATGGCAATAGAGAATGCGAACTTGACTGAGGAGAGCTGGCGTTTGCTGGATTGCACACTTTTTGTGACCATTGAGCCTTGTGTCATGTGTAGTGGGGCGATTGGGCTTGCCCGTATTCCAAACGTGGTCTATGGGGCTAAAAACCAGAAATTTGGCGCTGCTGGAAGTTTGTACGATATCTTGACAGATGAGCGTCTCAATCATCGTGTGGAGGTTGAAACGGGAATTTTGGAAGATGAATGCGCAGCTATTATGCAGGACTTTTTTAGAAATAGACGGAAAAAATAA
- a CDS encoding adenylosuccinate synthase translates to MTSVVVVGTQWGDEGKGKITDFLSANAEVIARYQGGDNAGHTIVIDGKKFKLHLIPSGIFFPEKISVIGNGMVVNPKSLVKELSYLHEEGVTTDNLRISDRAHVILPYHIELDRLQEEAKGDNKIGTTIKGIGPAYMDKAARVGIRIADLLDKDIFRERLERNLAEKNRLFEKLYDSKAIAFDDIFEEYYEYGQQIKKYVTDTSVILNDALDNGKRVLFEGAQGVMLDIDQGTYPFVTSSNPVAGGVTIGSGVGPSKIDKVVGVCKAYTSRVGDGPFPTELFDEVGERIREVGHEYGTTTGRPRRVGWFDSVVMRHSRRVSGITNLSLNSIDVLSGLDIVKICVAYDLDGQRIDYYPASLEQLKRCKPIYEELPGWSEDITGVRNLEDLPENARNYVRRVSELVGVRISTFSVGPGREQTNILESVWS, encoded by the coding sequence ATGACTTCAGTTGTTGTTGTAGGTACCCAGTGGGGTGATGAAGGTAAAGGGAAGATTACAGACTTCCTTTCAGCGAATGCAGAAGTGATTGCACGTTACCAAGGTGGTGATAATGCAGGTCACACGATTGTGATTGATGGTAAGAAATTTAAGTTGCACTTGATTCCATCTGGAATTTTCTTCCCTGAAAAAATCTCTGTTATTGGGAATGGTATGGTTGTAAATCCTAAATCTCTTGTAAAAGAGTTGAGCTATCTTCATGAGGAAGGTGTTACAACTGATAACTTGCGTATTTCTGATCGCGCGCATGTTATTTTGCCTTATCATATCGAGTTGGATCGCTTGCAAGAAGAAGCTAAGGGCGACAATAAGATTGGTACTACAATCAAGGGAATTGGTCCAGCTTATATGGACAAGGCTGCTCGTGTTGGGATTCGTATTGCAGATCTTTTGGATAAAGATATTTTCCGTGAGCGTTTAGAACGTAACCTTGCTGAAAAGAATCGTCTTTTTGAAAAATTGTATGACAGTAAAGCGATTGCTTTCGATGATATTTTTGAAGAGTATTATGAATATGGTCAACAAATCAAGAAATATGTGACAGACACATCTGTTATCTTGAATGATGCGCTTGATAACGGTAAACGTGTGCTTTTTGAAGGTGCACAAGGTGTTATGCTAGATATCGACCAAGGTACCTATCCATTTGTTACGTCATCAAACCCTGTGGCTGGTGGTGTGACCATTGGTTCTGGTGTTGGTCCAAGTAAGATTGACAAGGTTGTAGGTGTATGTAAAGCCTATACGAGTCGTGTAGGAGACGGTCCTTTCCCAACTGAGTTGTTTGATGAAGTGGGAGAACGTATCCGTGAAGTCGGTCATGAATATGGTACAACAACTGGTCGTCCACGTCGTGTGGGATGGTTTGATTCAGTTGTGATGCGCCATAGCCGTCGCGTTTCTGGTATTACTAACCTTTCATTGAACTCTATCGATGTTTTGAGTGGTTTAGATATTGTGAAAATCTGTGTGGCCTATGATCTTGATGGTCAACGTATTGACTACTATCCAGCTAGTCTTGAGCAATTGAAACGTTGCAAGCCTATCTATGAAGAGTTGCCAGGTTGGTCAGAAGATATTACTGGAGTTCGTAATTTGGAAGATCTTCCTGAGAATGCGCGTAACTATGTTCGTCGTGTGAGTGAATTGGTTGGCGTTCGTATTTCTACTTTCTCAGTAGGTCCTGGTCGTGAACAAACAAATATTTTAGAAAGTGTTTGGTCCTAA
- the comW gene encoding sigma(X)-activator ComW, which yields MLQNIYDQMTDFYDSIEEEYATFFGNNWDWEHFHFKFLIYYLVRYGIGCRRDFIVYHYRVAYRLYLEKMIMKQGFISC from the coding sequence ATGCTACAAAATATTTATGATCAGATGACTGATTTCTATGACAGTATCGAAGAAGAGTATGCTACTTTCTTTGGTAATAATTGGGACTGGGAACATTTTCATTTTAAATTTTTGATTTATTATTTAGTTAGATATGGTATTGGGTGTCGTAGGGATTTTATCGTTTACCATTATCGTGTTGCTTATCGTTTGTATCTTGAAAAGATGATAATGAAACAAGGTTTTATTTCTTGTTGA
- a CDS encoding sigma-70 family RNA polymerase sigma factor, giving the protein MIKELYEEVQGSVYKCRNEYYLHLWELSDWDQEGMLCLHELISREEELVEDNPRLRKYFKTKFRNRILDYIRKQESQKRRYDKEPYEEVGEISHRISEGGLWLDEYYLFHETLRDYRNKQSKEQQEELERVLRNERFRGRQRVLRDLRIVFKEFDIRTR; this is encoded by the coding sequence ATGATTAAAGAATTATATGAAGAAGTCCAGGGGAGTGTATATAAGTGTAGAAATGAATATTACTTGCATTTATGGGAACTATCGGATTGGGACCAAGAGGGTATGCTCTGCTTACATGAATTGATTAGTAGAGAAGAAGAGCTAGTAGAAGATAACCCACGTTTACGTAAATACTTCAAAACTAAATTCCGAAATAGAATTCTAGACTATATCCGTAAACAAGAAAGCCAGAAGCGTAGATATGATAAAGAACCTTATGAAGAAGTAGGTGAGATTAGTCATCGTATCAGTGAGGGAGGTCTGTGGCTAGATGAGTATTATCTCTTTCATGAGACACTAAGAGATTATAGAAACAAACAAAGTAAAGAGCAACAAGAAGAACTAGAACGTGTTTTAAGAAATGAACGATTCCGAGGTCGTCAAAGAGTATTAAGAGACTTACGTATTGTGTTTAAAGAGTTTGATATCCGTACCCGGTAA
- the ftsH gene encoding ATP-dependent zinc metalloprotease FtsH, whose product MKKQNNGLIKNPFLWLLLIFLLVTGYQYFSTGSVAGKSEQINYTELVKEITDDNVKELTYQPNGSVIEVSGVYKNPKTSKEETGIQFFSPSAITVEKFSSIILPSDTTVSELQKLASDHKAEVTIKHESSSGMWINILVSIVPFGILFFFLFSMMGNMGGNNGRNPMSFGRSKAKAANKEDIKVRFSDVAGAEEEKQELVEVVEFLKDPKRFTKLGARIPAGVLLEGPPGTGKTLLAKAVAGEAGVPFFSISGSDFVEMFVGVGASRVRSLFEDAKKAAPAIIFIDEIDAVGRQRGVGLGGGNDEREQTLNQLLIEMDGFEGNEGIIVIAATNRSDVLDPALLRPGRFDRKVLVGRPDVKGREAILKVHAKNKPLAEDVDLKLVAQQTPGFVGADLENVLNEAALVAARRNKSIIDASDIDEAEDRVIAGPSKKDKTVSQKERELVAYHEAGHTIVGLVLSNARVVHKVTIVPRGRAGGYMIALPKEDQMLLSKEDMKEQLAGLMGGRVAEEIIFNVQTTGASNDFEQATQMARAMVTEYGMSEKLGPVQYEGNHAMFGAQSPQKSISEQTAYEIDEEVRSLLNEARNKAAEIIQSNRETHKLIAEALLKYETLDSTQIKSLYETGKMPETVEEESHALSYDEVKSKMNDEK is encoded by the coding sequence ATGAAAAAACAAAATAATGGTTTAATTAAAAATCCTTTTCTATGGTTATTACTTATTTTTCTCCTAGTTACAGGTTACCAGTATTTTAGTACAGGTAGTGTTGCAGGGAAAAGTGAGCAAATTAATTATACAGAATTGGTAAAAGAAATTACCGATGACAATGTAAAAGAATTGACTTACCAACCAAATGGTAGTGTTATCGAAGTTTCGGGTGTCTATAAAAATCCTAAAACAAGTAAAGAAGAAACAGGCATTCAGTTCTTTTCTCCTTCTGCCATAACAGTAGAGAAATTTTCAAGTATTATTCTTCCTTCAGATACTACAGTATCAGAATTGCAAAAACTTGCTTCTGACCATAAAGCGGAAGTAACTATTAAGCATGAAAGTTCGAGTGGTATGTGGATTAATATTCTTGTATCCATTGTGCCATTCGGTATTCTTTTCTTCTTCCTATTCTCTATGATGGGAAATATGGGAGGAAATAATGGCCGTAACCCGATGAGTTTTGGACGTAGTAAGGCTAAAGCTGCAAATAAAGAAGATATTAAAGTAAGATTTTCAGATGTTGCTGGAGCTGAGGAAGAAAAACAAGAACTAGTTGAAGTTGTTGAATTCTTAAAAGATCCAAAACGATTTACAAAACTTGGAGCCCGTATTCCAGCAGGTGTCCTTCTGGAGGGACCTCCGGGAACAGGTAAAACTTTGCTTGCTAAGGCAGTCGCCGGAGAAGCAGGTGTTCCATTCTTTAGTATTTCAGGTTCTGACTTTGTAGAAATGTTTGTCGGAGTTGGAGCTAGTCGTGTTCGTTCTCTTTTTGAAGATGCCAAAAAAGCAGCTCCAGCTATTATCTTTATCGATGAAATTGATGCTGTTGGACGTCAACGTGGAGTCGGTCTTGGCGGAGGTAATGACGAACGTGAACAAACCTTGAACCAACTCTTGATTGAGATGGACGGTTTTGAGGGAAATGAAGGGATTATTGTCATCGCTGCGACAAACCGTTCAGATGTACTTGACCCTGCCCTTTTGCGTCCAGGACGTTTTGATAGAAAAGTATTGGTTGGCCGTCCTGATGTTAAAGGTCGCGAAGCAATCTTGAAAGTTCATGCTAAGAACAAGCCTTTAGCAGAAGATGTTGATTTGAAATTAGTGGCTCAACAAACTCCAGGTTTTGTTGGTGCTGATTTAGAGAATGTCTTGAATGAAGCGGCTTTAGTTGCTGCTCGTCGCAATAAATCGATAATTGATGCCTCAGATATTGATGAAGCAGAAGATAGAGTTATTGCTGGACCTTCTAAGAAAGATAAGACTGTTTCACAAAAAGAACGTGAATTGGTTGCCTACCATGAGGCTGGACATACCATTGTTGGTTTAGTCTTGTCGAATGCCCGTGTTGTTCATAAGGTTACAATTGTACCACGAGGCCGTGCAGGTGGATACATGATTGCACTTCCTAAGGAAGACCAAATGCTTCTTTCTAAAGAAGATATGAAAGAGCAATTGGCTGGCTTAATGGGGGGACGTGTAGCTGAAGAAATCATCTTTAATGTCCAAACTACAGGAGCTTCAAACGACTTTGAACAAGCGACACAAATGGCGCGTGCAATGGTTACAGAGTACGGTATGAGTGAAAAACTTGGCCCAGTTCAATATGAAGGAAATCATGCCATGTTTGGTGCACAAAGCCCTCAAAAATCAATTTCAGAACAAACAGCTTATGAAATTGACGAAGAGGTTCGATCATTATTGAATGAAGCACGAAATAAAGCTGCTGAAATTATTCAGTCAAATCGTGAAACTCACAAGTTGATTGCAGAAGCATTATTGAAATACGAAACATTGGATAGTACACAAATTAAATCTCTTTACGAAACAGGAAAGATGCCTGAAACAGTCGAGGAGGAATCTCATGCATTATCTTATGATGAAGTAAAGTCAAAAATGAATGATGAAAAATAA